From the Marivivens sp. LCG002 genome, the window GCTTCCACAAGCATGAGAAACACGACACCCGCGGCGCAAAGATGTCCAAGCTCGCCCGTTTCGTCCTGACGATTGGGGTTCACAACAGCATAAGCGGGCGGAAGCGTCTCCCCGCCCAAGTGGTGGTCCAGAACCACGACATCCGCGCCTTTGGCCGCAGCAATCGGGCCATGGCTTAATGTGCCGCAATCCACGCATACGATCAGCCCGTGATCGCGGGCCAGAGCCTCCATCGCGGGTTCGTTCGGCCCGTATCCTTCGTCGATACGGTCGGGGATATAGAGTGTTGCCTCGCGGCCCATCTGGCGCAGCCATGTCAGCAAGAGAGCCGCAGACGAGCCGCCATCCACGTCATAATCCGCAAAGACCGCAATTTTCTCGCGCGATTTGATTGCTTTGAGAAACCGCTCGGCGGCGCGGCCCATGTCCTTGAGGACGAGGGGATCGGGGAGAAGGTCGCGGAGGGTCGGGGCCAGAAAGCCGCTCGCCTCTTCGGGCGCAACGCCGCGCCGCGCGAGCGTTCTACAGAGCGCCGAGGGTAGGCCCGTGGCCTGCTCCATCGCCTCGGCAAGACGCTCCGTTTCGACGCTGGGGCCTATCCAGCGCCGTCCCGTGAGCGAATGTGTGACCCCGAGATACCCCAACCTTACTTCGTTGGGTTGCGATAGGTCATGCGGCGGACCGAGCCGGTCTTGGAGCGCATGAGGATGGTTTCAGCGGTGAGATAACCGACCTCGCGTTTGATCCCCGAAACAAGCGAACCATCGGTCACGCCCGTGGCGGCAAAAATCACATCGCCCGTCACGAGATCGTCACGCGTGTAGACGCGGTCGAAATTGGTGATGCCCGCCTTGCGCGCACGTGCACGCTCGTCTTCGTTGCGGAACAACAGTTTGCCGAACATCTGGCCGCCCATGCACTTGAGCGCGGCAGCCGCCAGCACGCCCTCAGGGGCGCCGCCCGATCCCATATACATGTCGATGCCCGTTTGTTCGGGTTCGGCGCAGTGCATGACGCCCGCAACGTCCCCGTCGGTGATCAAACGGATTGCAGCACCTGTGGAGCGCAGTTCCGCGATCATTTCCTCGTGACGCGGACGTTCCAGAACGCAGACGGTAATATCTTCGGTCGAGCAGCCCTTGGCCGAGGCGAGTGCGGAAACCCGCTCGGACGGCGACATCGAGAGCGTAACGACCCCGGGCTTGAACCCCGGACCGATCGCGAGCTTTTCCATATAGACGTCGGGTGCGTGAAGCAGGGTGCCGCGCGGCGCCATGGCGATCACGGTCAGTGCATTGGGCATATCTTTGGCCGTAAGCGTCGTGCCTTCGAGCGGGTCGAGCGCGATATCCACCGCAGGTCCATTGCCCGTGCCGACCTCTTCGCCGATGTAGAGCATCGGCGCTTCGTCCCGTTCACCTTCGCCGATGACGACGACGCCCTGAATGTCGAGCATGTTGAGCTGGTCGCGCATGGCGTTCACAGCCGCTTGGTCGGCTGCCTTTTCGTCTCCACGGCCGATCAGATTTGCTGAAGCGAGCGCAGCTGCTTCGGAAACACGAGCGAGACCGAGCGAAAGCATGCGATCATAAAATTCGGGAGATTGGGCCATGATACTTCCTGAAAACTAAACTTTTACGGACCTCTATCCTGCCAAACGGCAAGGGGGCAAGGCTGAGAGCGCTAACGCCCTGGTCTTAAATTCAAAAGCGCCGCAGAGCGGCCCATGGTCTTTGGCTGGCTCAGACGGATTCGATCCTGAGCGCAAGCGGCGTTCCACTGACCACACCCGTTTCCATGCAAGCCTCGAGGGCCTGATCAAGAGCGGTCTGCGTGGTCTTATGCGTGACGATGAGCACCAAAGCGGTCAGGTCCTGCTGGCCGTATTGGCGCATACGGTCGATCGAAACGCCGTTGTCGCCAAGGGCACGGGCGACCTTGGCCAATGCGCCCGGTTTATCCTGAAGCTGGAGGCGGAGATAATAGGGGGCCGACACCGCCGCACGTGCAGAAGCGGCTTTGCGCAGCGTTCTGGCGGGCTGGCCGAAGGTTGCAATCCGCACACCCCGCGCAAGATCGCAGACGTCGCCCATAACCGCACTCGCGGTCGGGCCTTCGCCTGCGCCTGCACCGCGAAGAACGATCTGGCCGACGCTGTCGCCTTCGAGAACAACCATATTGGTGCCGCCCTGAAGCTGGCCGAGCGGCGAAGTGTCGGGCACAAGGCAAGGCGACATCCGCTGTTCCAGTCCGCGTCCCGTCATCTGGGCCACGCCAAGGAGCTTGATCTTGTATCCCATATCGGCGGCTTGATGGATGTCGTCGATGGTGATCGAGCCGATCCCTTCAAGTTCGACGTTGTCGAAATCGACTTGCGTACCGAAAGCGATCGCAGCGAGGATAGCGAGCTTGTGACCTGCGTCGATGCCGCCCACGTCCAAGTTCGGGTCCGCTTCAAGATAGCCGAGCTGGTTCGCTTCTTCGAAGACCACGTCATAGGGAAGGCCCGCGCTTTCCATGCGGGTCAGGATATAGTTACAGGTCCCGTTCATCACGCCCATGACGCGGCTGATCGCGTTACCGGCAAGGCCTTCGAGCAGCGACTTGATCACGGGAATGCCGCCTGCGACCGCTGCCTCGTAGCGCACGCAAACGCCTGTATCTTCGGCGGCTTCGGCGATGGCTTGGCCGTGAATGGCAAGAAGCGCCTTGTTTGCGGTGACAACGTCTTTGCCTGTTGCGATTGCGGCTTCGATGGCGTCCTTGGCGGCCCCCTCGGAGCCCCCCATCAGCTCGACAAAGAGATCGACGTCATCGCGTTTGGCAAGCGCGACCGGATCATCTTCCCACGCATAGGACGATAGATCGACGCCACGATCTTTGGCCTTGGAACGGGCCGAGACCGCCGTCACCACGATCTTTTTGCCGGTGCGCATCTCCAGACGCTCCGCTTGGTTCTGGATGATGCGGATAACACCGACACCAACCGTTCCGAGACCAGCGATACCAAGGCGAAGGACGTCTGACATGAAAGATTCCGAGTTAGAAAAAGACTTAGTGCGCTGTTACCCCGAAAGCAGGATCAGCGCAACGCAACATAGGGCAAAGAACGTCAGGCAAAATCAGCGCGCACCCAGAGCATTCGCACGCGCGATCTGGGCGGCGGTCGCAGCTTCGATCCTGTCGGTTTTCTCGTCGCTTTGCGCTGCGGCCGCGAGGACGGGCAAAACGTTTGTCGGTCGGGGATAGGCGGCGGCTTGGGCTTCGGGGAGAAGCGTGTCCGCAAGATCGGGAAATTGCCCG encodes:
- the glpX gene encoding class II fructose-bisphosphatase, with the translated sequence MAQSPEFYDRMLSLGLARVSEAAALASANLIGRGDEKAADQAAVNAMRDQLNMLDIQGVVVIGEGERDEAPMLYIGEEVGTGNGPAVDIALDPLEGTTLTAKDMPNALTVIAMAPRGTLLHAPDVYMEKLAIGPGFKPGVVTLSMSPSERVSALASAKGCSTEDITVCVLERPRHEEMIAELRSTGAAIRLITDGDVAGVMHCAEPEQTGIDMYMGSGGAPEGVLAAAALKCMGGQMFGKLLFRNEDERARARKAGITNFDRVYTRDDLVTGDVIFAATGVTDGSLVSGIKREVGYLTAETILMRSKTGSVRRMTYRNPTK
- a CDS encoding homoserine dehydrogenase, which gives rise to MSDVLRLGIAGLGTVGVGVIRIIQNQAERLEMRTGKKIVVTAVSARSKAKDRGVDLSSYAWEDDPVALAKRDDVDLFVELMGGSEGAAKDAIEAAIATGKDVVTANKALLAIHGQAIAEAAEDTGVCVRYEAAVAGGIPVIKSLLEGLAGNAISRVMGVMNGTCNYILTRMESAGLPYDVVFEEANQLGYLEADPNLDVGGIDAGHKLAILAAIAFGTQVDFDNVELEGIGSITIDDIHQAADMGYKIKLLGVAQMTGRGLEQRMSPCLVPDTSPLGQLQGGTNMVVLEGDSVGQIVLRGAGAGEGPTASAVMGDVCDLARGVRIATFGQPARTLRKAASARAAVSAPYYLRLQLQDKPGALAKVARALGDNGVSIDRMRQYGQQDLTALVLIVTHKTTQTALDQALEACMETGVVSGTPLALRIESV